CATAGTAAATATGGTAGAGATTCCCAGTGCCATGACCATTAATACCATGATCAGGGTAAACTGATAGTTTTTGACAGCGTATTCTGATATTTTCATTGGATTCTATTTGTTTATCCTTCTTACTTCACAATTCTTATTTTTGAACCATCAGTGAGATAAGCACTGCCGGAAATAATCAATGCACGGGCATCTTCCAATCCTCCGCTGATATTGATTTTATCTTTCAACACCGCTCCCAGCTTCACTTTTACTTTTTTTGCGGTTTTCTCATCATCTGTCACAAACACATACCCTTCATTTTCACCGGCATCCAGAAGGGCATCGTATGGAATAGCATAGCTGCTGGTAGTCCTGGCAGGAATAATAGTAGCCTTTCCAAACAATCCGGCAGCCAATCCTTTTGTATTGGCATCATCCAGCGTGAGTTCTACGCCGAAGGTTCCGCTTTGCGGATCTATTCCTTCTGCTTTACGACTTACTTTTGCCTGCAAAACAGCTTGCGGAAGTGCGTCTGTAGTAATGTCCGCTCTGTCTCCGATCTTTAGTGACGCCCATTGCTCATCACTCAGACCGATCTTCAGTACCCATTTACTTTGATTTGCGCCATTGATCTGCAGGACTGGAGTTCCCGGCCCTACCACCTGACCATCGTTAGCCAGTTTTTTCAATACATATCCGTTGCTGGTTGCTCTGATTTCCGAATAATTCTGGTTGAATTTGATTGCGTCCAATTGCTGCCTGGCAACCTGAAGAGCCGTTTTTGCGTTTTGCATCTGTTCCAGTGTCGCGACACTGTCCCGATACAGCTGACTCGCCCGGTCATAATCACGCTGAGCTTTCTGATAAGATAAAGTTACCTGTTGCACCTGCGCCGAGATTTCCGTCTGATTGACAGAAGCCAGTAACTGCCCTTTATGTACAGGATCTCCTTCTTTTACATATATTTTATTGATGATCCCTCCATTTTTGAACGAAAGGAAAGTTTCATCATTTGTTGTAAACTGTCCTGAAGACTGAATAGCATGATTTGCATCTTCCATCTGCAACATCATTATTTGTACAGGAATAGTATCCTGATCAGCCATAGTAGAGGTTTCTTTCTTGTGATTTCCACAGGCGCTGAAACTCAGTGCCACAAGCAATAGAACCGGATATGATATGTTCATTTTCATCTGTCTGAAATTTATGAATGGTGATGAAATTAAGGTATTAAATAAGCGGCCGTTTCGCGTTCCAGATCTGCCATTGCAGATAACACGTTGTACCTGTTTATATTGACTAATAATTGTGCAGAGGTATACTGATTACGTGCATCAATAGTTTCGATGAATGTATTTGTACCTGCTTTGTACCCTTTCTCAATTAAGCGCTGATAGCTGGATGCCGCTTCAAATTGCTTCAAGGATGACTGATATTTCTGATAAACTGCTTTCAGATTATTCTGGGCAGTCCGGGTGGCTAAATTCAACTGCTGAGTTACCAGGTCGACCTGTAGTTCCGCATTACGAAGATCCAGATTACTTTGTCGGACCTTTATATCATTTCTGCCTGCAGTGAATATCGGAATATCCAGTTGCAGCCCTAGCATATAGTAACGGGTATTGTTATTAAATTTAAATCCTTCAGACTGGGAACCCAAATCCACAAAAGCAGCCAGCTTGGGCACCGCATACTGCTTATTCATTTTCAGAGCCGTTCTGTTAATCTCTACAACCTGATCCAGAGCCTTTAATTCTTCTCTTTTCTCAGACAATGACAGATCCGCAAGTAATGTACTTACCTTATCCAGTCCTGCTTTATTATCCGTATTGACATCAATATTCGTTTCCGCATTGCGGTTTAAGAGAAAATTAAAATACATCCGTGCATTCAGCACCCGTTGTTCAGCAGCGACCAGTTGAGCATTAGCCTGTTCGACCT
The Sphingobacterium spiritivorum genome window above contains:
- a CDS encoding TolC family protein, with protein sequence MKFFKTGRLVLSMLLSGFITIPLQAQEILDAYVSEAFRNNIVLQQKDVSLEKAQYALKTARSLFLPTVAFQGAYQTADGGRNIPLPLGDLLNPIYSTLNQLTQSSQFPVMENQNINFLPKNFYDAKIRTTMPIINTDLTYNKRISEQQVVLQQFEVVIYKRDLVKNIKTAYYNYQSALQAVDIYKSGLQLANEGLRVNEKLLEGGKGLPAYVLRSRSEVEQANAQLVAAEQRVLNARMYFNFLLNRNAETNIDVNTDNKAGLDKVSTLLADLSLSEKREELKALDQVVEINRTALKMNKQYAVPKLAAFVDLGSQSEGFKFNNNTRYYMLGLQLDIPIFTAGRNDIKVRQSNLDLRNAELQVDLVTQQLNLATRTAQNNLKAVYQKYQSSLKQFEAASSYQRLIEKGYKAGTNTFIETIDARNQYTSAQLLVNINRYNVLSAMADLERETAAYLIP
- a CDS encoding efflux RND transporter periplasmic adaptor subunit; the encoded protein is MNISYPVLLLVALSFSACGNHKKETSTMADQDTIPVQIMMLQMEDANHAIQSSGQFTTNDETFLSFKNGGIINKIYVKEGDPVHKGQLLASVNQTEISAQVQQVTLSYQKAQRDYDRASQLYRDSVATLEQMQNAKTALQVARQQLDAIKFNQNYSEIRATSNGYVLKKLANDGQVVGPGTPVLQINGANQSKWVLKIGLSDEQWASLKIGDRADITTDALPQAVLQAKVSRKAEGIDPQSGTFGVELTLDDANTKGLAAGLFGKATIIPARTTSSYAIPYDALLDAGENEGYVFVTDDEKTAKKVKVKLGAVLKDKINISGGLEDARALIISGSAYLTDGSKIRIVK